One window of Scheffersomyces stipitis CBS 6054 chromosome 1, whole genome shotgun sequence genomic DNA carries:
- a CDS encoding predicted protein produces MNSKPYLPSMGSFLNVITSPISGRYKPATQSESSDSIPEDNHPVTMSLDLANTVVFQKGINKEEKMVSPPKTISGDIVVYVFTPARLCHLKIEFRGKKYITLQKSAYHNTQSPLVKCRTLVYDTVLWKQEDVLPIGIYNYSFTFVVEPSLPETVDTANLQIHYELDVSMKYTLPSSNSQKLKTIRRFKEVQL; encoded by the coding sequence ATGAACTCCAAGCCCTACCTTCCAAGTATGGGCAGTTTCTTGAATGTCATTACCTCGCCTATCTCAGGCAGATACAAGCCGGCCACTCAGTCGGAGTCTCTGGATTCAATACCCGAAGACAATCATCCGGTGACAATGTCGCTAGATTTAGCCAATACTGTTGTTTTCCAGAAGGGGatcaacaaggaagagaagatgGTTAGTCCTCCTAAGACTATTCTGGGAGACATCGTCGTCTATGTCTTTACTCCGGCCAGACTCTGTCACCTAAAAATTGAATTCCGGGGTAAAAAGTATATCACACTCCAGAAATCTGCGTATCACAACACTCAATCTCCTTTAGTCAAATGTCGAACTCTAGTTTACGACACTGTACTCtggaaacaagaagacGTACTTCCTATAGGGATTTACAACTATAGTTTTACCTTTGTAGTAGAGCCGTCGCTTCCAGAAACTGTAGACACTGCTAATCTCCAGATCCACTACGAGCTAGATGTCTCCATGAAATATACGTTACCGTCTTCGAATAgtcagaagttgaagacgATCCGGAGATTCAAGGAAGTGCAGTTA
- the FMO1 gene encoding flavin-containing monooxygenase produces the protein MTQDDAVHAAIKNIHSIAVIGAGPSGAGCVKALLKENKFAKVQAFEKRPGFGGLWNHTDETDALTTPVPSEKSTLDIEPIFNEQTESYKWASPVYDYLDTNVPKDIMTYAGIKFPEECPVFPHRSDVLKYMVEYSKELIPYIRFNTKVVDLTLLPDQKWQVTSRLVVKETKGGKVSSSAPGFQDTVEIYDAVVIATGNYDVPYIPDRQGMAEWAEAYPGTITHVKSYRNPQQFEAAKGKIVVVGNSASGGDLAYQLATELKRDIYKSKRSENLLPAGQSELIKDVPDIVKFNVKDRSLELKDGSILHDVDHVIFATGYLKSFPFLNHLNETDKPLLTDGHKVHGNYQHIILYNYPNLAIIGLARYVLPTRTSETQGCWLAKIWSGRVALPSVEEMQEWEAKRVEWKGNGKQFHDLLFPEDVHYCNTLNGQVLKSVENEDTENKGLIPHTWDKEQTALRGSIKGIKEAYIQYRAKTGKLAHSYQELIDAHFIDSFIISDEDLRAKGFDFK, from the coding sequence ATGACTCAAGACGACGCAGTACACGCTGCTATCAAGAACATACACTCTATTGCTGTGATTGGTGCTGGTCCCTCTGGTGCTGGCTGTGTCAAAGCCCTTCTCAAAGAGAACAAGTTCGCCAAAGTTCAGGCTTTTGAAAAGAGGCCTGGATTCGGTGGCTTGTGGAACCATACCGACGAAACTGATGCCTTGACTACGCCTGTTCCTTCTGAAAAGTCCACATTAGATATCGAGCCCATCTTTAACGAACAGACCGAACTGTACAAATGGGCTTCTCCAGTGTACGACTACCTTGACACAAATGTTCCTAAGGATATCATGACATATGCTGGAATCAAGTTCCCGGAAGAGTGTCCTGTATTTCCTCATAGATCTGATGTGTTGAAGTATATGGTTGAGTACAGCAAGGAGTTGATACCCTACATCAGATTCAATACCAAGGTCGTAGATCTCACTTTGCTTCCAGACCAGAAGTGGCAAGTAACTTCTAGGCTTGTGGTCAAAGAAACCAAAGGTGGAAAggtgtcttcttctgctcctGGATTCCAAGACACTGTAGAAATATATGATGCAGTAGTGATTGCTACCGGAAACTACGATGTTCCATACATTCCAGACAGGCAAGGAATGGCGGAATGGGCTGAGGCATATCCTGGTACCATTACTCACGTCAAATCGTACCGTAACCCCCAGCAGTTTGAGGCTGCTAAAGGTAAGATAGTAGTCGTTGGAAACTCGGCTTCTGGCGGAGACTTGGCCTATCAATTAGCTACTGAGTTGAAAAGAGACATCTACAAGTCGAAACGTTCGGAAAATTTGTTGCCTGCTGGACAAAGtgagttgatcaaggacGTCCCAGACATTGTCAAATTCAACGTTAAGGATAGAAGCCTTGAGTTGAAGGATGGCTCGATCTTGCACGATGTCGACCATGTAATCTTTGCTACGGGctacttgaagtcattCCCATTCTTGAACCACTTGAACGAGACCGACAAGCCACTTTTGACAGACGGTCATAAGGTCCACGGCAACTACCAACACATTATCTTGTACAACTACCCCAACTTGGCCATCATCGGCTTGGCCAGATACGTCTTGCCCACCAGAACATCTGAAACTCAAGGGTGTTGGTTGGCCAAGATCTGGTCTGGCAGAGTTGCTTTACcttctgtagaagaaatgcAAGAATGGGAAGCTAAAAGAGTCGAATGGAAAGGCAATGGAAAGCAGTTCCATGACTTGCTTTTCCCAGAAGATGTCCATTACTGCAATACCTTGAATGGGCAAGTGTTAAAATCTGTTGAAAACGAGGACACAGAGAACAAGGGTTTGATTCCTCATACCTGGGATAAGGAACAGACTGCGCTTCGTGGTTCCATCAAGGGAATCAAAGAAGCTTACATCCAATACAGGGCCAAAACTGGCAAATTGGCACACAGCTACCAGGAATTGATAGATGCTCATTTCATCGACTCTTTCATCATCTCTGACGAAGACTTGAGGGCCAAGGGCTTTGACTTTAAGTAA
- a CDS encoding predicted protein, which translates to MDLLPEGQRNTTEVLWEDQQKINKFSTLIGKKDEQLAVLEKLKTEKEYLDDLALEIELLDEDEKIQYKVGEVFIYMKVSKAVEKVELENEKLTDKISETSNLIDSYDESLDDLKKQLYAKFGNNINLER; encoded by the coding sequence ATGGATCTTCTCCCTGAAGGGCAAAGAAACACAACCGAAGTGTTGTGGGAAGACCAGCAGAAAATAAACAAGTTTTCGACCCTCATTGGCAAGAAAGACGAACAGCTTGCTGTGTTAGAAAAGCTCAAGACTGAAAAGGAGTATCTTGACGATTTGGCATTAGAAATCGAATTGCtcgatgaagacgaaaagaTTCAATACAAAGTCGGCGAGGTATTCATATATATGAAGGTGTCCAAAGCGGTCGAGAAAgtggaattggaaaacgaAAAGTTGACCGACAAGATCAGTGAAACCAGCAATTTGATAGACTCTTACGACGAGAGTTTGGACGACTTGAAAAAACAGCTCTATGCCAAGTTTGGtaacaatatcaatttgGAACGATAG